GGGGCTAGTGTACACGGGGGCGGGGAAGTCGGGGTTCATCACCGCGCTCTACGTGGTGCTCACGCCCATATTTGAATGGCCGGTGTGCGGGCGGCGGATTCGATTGCGGGAGCTGGGCGCCGCGGCGGTCTCCCTGACCGGGGTGTACCTCCTGGCCGATCCCTCGGGTTCGGTGAACCCCGGCGATTTGCTGACTATGGGCAGCGCGGTCATCTTCGCCCTCCACCTGGCCTTCATAGACCGCTGGGCGCCCGCCGAGGAAACCGATGATAATTCCCAGCTCCGCCACGAGTTCACCCTGACCACGGTACAGATGGTCGTCGTGGGCGCGGGGGGGATGGCGCTTTCGCCGTTGTTGGAGACGCCGCGATTGGCGCTGGACGCGGTATCCGTCCCGGCTTTTTTGTACCTCTCCCTGGCGGCGACGGTGCTGGTGGTTTTCTGGCAGATGCGGTGGCAGCCGAAACTTGGT
This sequence is a window from bacterium. Protein-coding genes within it:
- a CDS encoding DMT family transporter, yielding GLVYTGAGKSGFITALYVVLTPIFEWPVCGRRIRLRELGAAAVSLTGVYLLADPSGSVNPGDLLTMGSAVIFALHLAFIDRWAPAEETDDNSQLRHEFTLTTVQMVVVGAGGMALSPLLETPRLALDAVSVPAFLYLSLAATVLVVFWQMRWQPKLGAGRAALIYVGEAVIAAAGGAVFFAERMPWYGYAGMGLILAAILWGNRRGSQT